The DNA sequence AGATCGTTGGTCCAGGTGAAGACGAAGATGAAACTGGCGGTGATATGAACGCAGATGTGGCAGAAGTTgcaaatgcactagcaaaccCGCATCCGTTTCAGGAGCCTTCTTTCATGCGGTCGTTGGATTTGGAGGCTATGCACGCACCGGAGTTTCCGCAATATATGAATTCAGGTGCGTAAAGCTAGATAGACATGTCAAACTCTGATGTAGCTGATAAATAAGTCAGATGCGTAGCATATGTGGATAGTTATTTGTGAGCAtagcatttgattttttttattaacaggTAGTTCTTTATTATGAATTGTATTTAGTGGTTCTTTGCGTAGATAGATCAGAGGAAAAAAAAGACTATTATAGGCTTATATAGTTCTAGTGTGTTTAGTATTTGAGTTGTAGTAAGTAATTTATTACTGAGGACATAATAAAGGATTTCTTTCTTTTGATGTATGCAGCCCTTCCTGTTGTGGCGGATGGTGAGTTCACAGTGGGGATGGAATTCAGTTCAAGGGAGGCAGTAATCAAGGcaatgaaagattataccatccgAAGAAGTGTAGACTATCGGGTATATGAGTCGAAACCCACGACATTCTATGCCAAATGCACAGAATATGGCAATGGTTGTGACTGGTTGATCAGGGTAACCAAAATGCAGAAGAAGTACTGTTGGGagataaggaggtacaatggAAGTCACACGTGTACCAGGTCAACTATTTCTCAAGACCATTCGAAGCTGGATTCGAAGACAGTTGCGGAAGCAATTAAGCCGTTGGTAGAAGTTGACCCGTCTATAAAGGTGAAATCAATCATTGCTGAAGTTCAGTCAAAGTTTAACCACACCATTAGTTATCGCAAGGCTTGGTTAGCAAAGCAGCAGGCGGTGGAATCAATTTTCGGTGGTTGGGAAGCATCGTATGAAGCTTTGcccatatggtttgaggccatgtgtcaaaAGGAGCCATCAGCAGTGGTTCACTTTGAAACAATGCCTGCTTACCAGGGGATGATTTGGTTCCTGATATACGTGTACTGCATAGAGTCTTTTGGAGCTATTATCCTTGTATAAGGGCCTTCAGACACTGCAAGCCAGTGGTGCAGGTGGACGAGACTCATTTGTATGGAAAATACAAGGGTTGTTTATTGGTTGCAGTCTCACAGGATGGTAATAACAACATAGTGCCTATTGCATTTGCCatagtggagggagagacttCGGATGCATGGTACTTTTTCCTGAGTAACTTGCGTCAACATGTGGTGACACGTGATAGAGTGGGACTTATCTCTGATCGACACGATTCTATTAGGTCAGCTATTGAAAGAAGTAATGGTGCTTGGTCTCCTCCTAGAGCATTCCATATGTTTTGTATCTGGCATATTGAGTCAAACTTCTTGAGGAAGTTCAAGGCACCTTACTTGCAGAAGCTCATCGTCAACATTGGTAAGTTTGAAAACAATGAAGTTTAATGTGATTGTAAGTACGAGAAAGTATAATGATGTCCATCGTTGACTAAATGTTTTTCATAGGATACTCGAGGACGATCAAGGAGTACCAGATGCGCTATGAACGATTAAAGGAACGGGGTGAGGCTTACACCAATTGGCTTGATCGGATCCCACGTGAGCAGTATGCTTTGGCATTTGATGGTGGTTACCGGTGGGGTCATATGACGACCAATCTTGTGGAGTGCATCAACTCCGTCTTAAAGGGTGCACGCAATCTCCCGGTGACTGCCCTTGTTAAGGCTACATTTTACAGACTGAACGAGTTGTTCACAAGGAAAAGAGCTGAGGCTGAAGCCCGAATTAATAATGGACTTGTGTTCTCTGAGGTGGTGACCTCCAAGCTGCATGCAAATCAACGAGCATCAAGTAACATACAGGTTAGCTGTTTTGATAGAGAGAATGAGGTATTCGAGGTACGCGAGATGCCAAGTGGGGCTGAGTATGCAGTTGACCTACGCCACCGTCGTTGCGACTGTGGTGAATTTCAGGTTGACCGAATTCTGTGTCGACATGTGTTTGCATGTTGTGCAAACCAGCGGTTGGATTGGCAAGTGTACGTTCATGATGTATACAAGATGGACCAAGTTCGAAGAGTATACAGGGCTAGGTTTAGGCCACTGGGAAATCCTGTAACATGGCCTGCTTACCAGGGGCCTCGATTCGTTGGAAACCCGTTCCTCAGACGTGTTGCCAAAGGTCGTCCGAAGAAGACCcgcttcttgaatgagatggacactcGTATGTTGCGTCGCCCTAGGCGATGCAAGCAATGCGGTGACGAGGGTCATAGTCGAAGTAGATGTCGTCAAATTGGTGGACCTAGTGCTGGACCAGCCGACGATTAGTAATTACTTTTGTTACGTTTCATTTGAATTTATGTACGACATTGACTTTTGGTTGAACTTTTGCTAATTTTCGTGCTTGTAGTGATTTCCAACGTCATTAACATACTTCATGGAAAAATATTAATAACAACCAATGTGACATACTCAATAATTAATAAGTAACAGCACCCTTATAGTAACATTATCAATAGTTAATAACAACACCTTAATAGTAACATACTCAATAGTTAATAAGTAACAACACCCTAATAGTAACATACTCAATAGTTAATAAGTAACAACACCCAAATAGTAACATACTCAATAATTTCAAAGTTAcaagttttttttaaattactgaTAACTACCTAGTTAAAAACAAAGTTAATCCATACAAGTTTACTTCCTCGGTCCCCACTTCATATCTTTGTATAACTTTTTGCACTTCTTGGCAATCTTGTTAAAGGCGGATGGTGTATACCGATTCGCACTCCGACGTGGAGGATCAGCTCTAAGGTTGTAACCTTTACCTTTTTCACTTGTGGTCGTACCTATCAAAATAATACAATAGACATTCATAATGAAATTCCTACCAATTGGATGCTAGTAATCAAAATGTACTTGAATATATAACgcgaataaaaaaataccatGAAGCTACTAATAGACATTCATAATGAACGACTAAAttgttaagaataaaatattttacctGCACTAGGCGCTGGGTCATCATCAACAGCATttaattcatcctcatcctcatcctcatcctcatcctctggATCGTCAACAAGATAGTTATCAGTCTCATCATCAACTGCCATATTACTCTCATGAATCAGACTCATCGGAATACGTCTAGGATTTTCACTCTGTATAATTCCTCCCACCCCTTCGGCACTTCTGCTCGAGTCAACAGACATTCTGGCACCGGAATTCTCAGAGGAAGTGCGAACCCGAGGCCTCGAATCCAATGACCTCCTACCTGGAGTAATCATACCCGGATGTGCTGGATGATCGGTGGGAATGTCAGCATGACTACCTGAATATGAGTGGTGAGGCCCCGAGGCCATCAAACCAAGCAGCTGACTGAATGAAGTATGCTCTCCATACTCATACTGTGTACCACCCCAATACTGTGAATGTACCGGGACTGAGGATGAAAAATAATCAGACGGATGCGTGTCCGGAACATATGCTGGCCTATAGTCAACCCCATGCTGTGGCGGTACCAGTGGCGGCGGTGGTGAAGGTGCTGGTTCCGGTTCCGGTTCCGGTTCCGGTGCCGGTGGTGGCTGaggaccttctggattctcttggaATACAAGGTTCGACAGTTGCAAGTGGTCACCATATGCCCTTCGGTACCAATCCATGTAACTTTCCAATTGATAATGTAAAGGCACCAAGTCATCAGAGAGAATGTGACTATACCGGTTGGTCCACTGCATCACCCAAGAAAAGTGGGTATTGGCCCAATCTTGATTCTTAGGCCCAGTTAGAATTTCGCCGTGTGATGCACCTAAATCCTGCACTAGAGTAGGAACACCCTGTCTCATACCAAATTGCCTCATGACTCTATCAGTTGCATGTCACTCGATGCATTTAAAGGATATAAGTGGCACTCTGGCACTCCAAAGAACCAAATTATGACGGATGGCTAAAGGAACCAAGTCTGGGTCAATGTCTCCAATGCCATAAGGCTGCCAAACAAACTGGACACATGGAACAATTCAGATGAGTACCCAAAAATTAACTCACTTAACAAGCTACATACGGTATTAGTATTTTACAACATACCTGTCCTTCTTGTAGATCATCTAACAACCTCCTGTAATTTTCAAGCGAAGTGTATCGGTAGCCATAGTTTTCACGCTCCCAGTCACGCCACCTGCCATCCGACAATTAATTAATTGACTTATCTTGTCAAAAACAAATTACATTATCTAGAACTTCTTTCAATGCAtacaataatcacaattacctaTTTGCAATTGGAAACAATCGGGGATTGCCGGGAATCGGCGCTAGAAATGGTAGCCGGATCCAAGCCCAAGTAAGCAACAATGTCAGTGGCCCGTCAATCTTCTTGCAATCGACACGAGTTGCCCTACACAATGACCTATACAAG is a window from the Arachis hypogaea cultivar Tifrunner chromosome 1, arahy.Tifrunner.gnm2.J5K5, whole genome shotgun sequence genome containing:
- the LOC112790743 gene encoding uncharacterized protein — translated: MDDRVVLKIYYYGQILLETYEGVQFVCENPLDIVIPFTLSFEELKGVICEKIDSQRFRRVSCILYRYPLSVFGGFVQFQTKYVTDEASMHEMFSLYMDNRHRMSCIELYIEFEQSEADRNIELEDYNSESEDEFESNYEIVGPGEDEDETGGDMNADVAEVANALANPHPFQEPSFMRSLDLEAMHAPEFPQYMNSALPVVADGEFTVGMEFSSREAVIKAMKDYTIRRSVDYRVYESKPTTFYAKCTEYGNGCDWLIRVTKMQKKYCWEIRRYNGSHTCTRSTISQDHSKLDSKTVAEAIKPLVEVDPSIKVKSIIAEVQSKFNHTISYRKAWLAKQQAVESIFGGWEASYEALPIWFEAMCQKEPSAVVHFETMPAYQGMIWAFRHCKPVVQVDETHLYGKYKGCLLVAVSQDGNNNIVPIAFAIVEGETSDAWYFFLSNLRQHVVTRDRVGLISDRHDSIRSAIERSNGAWSPPRAFHMFCIWHIESNFLRKFKAPYLQKLIVNIGYSRTIKEYQMRYERLKERGEAYTNWLDRIPREQYALAFDGGYRWGHMTTNLVECINSVLKGARNLPVTALVKATFYRLNELFTRKRAEAEARINNGLVFSEVVTSKLHANQRASSNIQVSCFDRENEVFEVREMPSGAEYAVDLRHRRCDCGEFQVDRILCRHVFACCANQRLDWQVYVHDVYKMDQVRRVYRARFRPLGNPVTWPAYQGPRFVGNPFLRRVAKGRPKKTRFLNEMDTRMLRRPRRCKQCGDEGHSRSRCRQIGGPSAGPADD